In the Candidatus Eisenbacteria bacterium genome, CCGGGCGGCGATGGGTCGCATACTGTGCCGCCCGATGCCGAGCCATTCACTCCAGGGCTGGTTCGATCTCCTCCGGGCACGACGAGTGGCGCTATGCCTCTCGCTCACGATGCTCGGATTCTCATTCTTCGCTGCCCGTGCGCACGCCGAGTCCGAAGAGCCCGTCCACGTCGACCCTGCCGCCGCGCCGGAGCCCAGTATCGATCCCACGGAGATCGACCGCGGAGACCTGGGCCGAAAGACACACAAGTCGGTGACGCCGTTCGCCGCACCGGTTCCTTTCAAGAACTCGCAGGTTGGCTGGGGTCTCTTCCTCATGGTCGGCGCCATCCACCGGTTCGATGCCGACACGACGCTCAAGCCTTCCACGGGCGCCGGCGGGGGTTTCTACACGGAGAACGGAAGCTGGGGTCTCATGGCGCTGGAGAACGCTCGTCTGCGGGGTGACGCTCTGCGACTGCGCGGCATGCTCAGCCACATGGACGTGCGTTACGACTTCTTCGGCATCGGCGAGGACGCGGGAAGCGCCGGCATCTCGGTTCCGCTGCGTCAGAAGATGGACATCTTCTCCGGCTCGGCGTTGTTTCGAATGGCGCCCGATTTCTACGGAGGCGCCGCGGTGATGTGGATGCAGTCCACGCTCGAGCTGCGCGAGA is a window encoding:
- a CDS encoding BamA/TamA family outer membrane protein; amino-acid sequence: RAAMGRILCRPMPSHSLQGWFDLLRARRVALCLSLTMLGFSFFAARAHAESEEPVHVDPAAAPEPSIDPTEIDRGDLGRKTHKSVTPFAAPVPFKNSQVGWGLFLMVGAIHRFDADTTLKPSTGAGGGFYTENGSWGLMALENARLRGDALRLRGMLSHMDVRYDFFGIGEDAGSAGISVPLRQKMDIFSGSALFRMAPDFYGGAAVMWMQSTLELRESLPPELPDEPEFDEARGELFAPGLQAEYDTRNDDYWPASGSLGSVRAWFFVDALGASQVFQRYITSWTWYRPLRGDRLLLATNLNGAFSGGDVPFFMLPSLGTGRYGLRGYTQGRYRDNVMVTAQAEARFHTEGRLGGAVFAGFGQVAPEVGELVDAAVLPAGGLGLRYQLTRRFPMHMRLDYAWGKNGNLLYFSVAEAF